One uncultured Draconibacterium sp. genomic window, GATTCTGTTGATGATGCTGAAACTCCATTGTTGGATGACGAGCTTGAGATAGAAGTTCCGGAAGAAGAGCCGGAAGAAACTACGGAAGATGAAACTGATGATGAAGAAGAGGATTTGAAGTTGCTGGTTAAGCCAAAGCTGGTTGAAGAAGAATCGGATAATGTTCAGCCAGAACAATTGGAAGATTACGATCCGACACTTGATTTGTCTAATTTTAAATTTCCGACACTCGATTTGCTGGAAGACCATAAATTTGGAAATGCCGAGGTTAAAAACGATGAGTTGGTAGCCAACAAAAACAAGATTGTTGAAACCCTTCGCCATTACAAAATCGAAATTACAAAAATACGGGCTACAATTGGTCCAACCATTACCTTGTACGAAATTGTGCCGGCTCCGGGAGTTCGGATTTCAAAAATTAAAAACCTGGAAGACGATATTGCATTAAGTTTGGCAGCACTGGGAATTCGTATTATTGCACCAATTCCGGGACGCGGAACCATTGGTATTGAGGTGCCAAATCAGCATCCTGAAACGGTTTCGATGCATTCAATTGTACGTTCGAAAAAATTCCAGGAGACAACAGCCGAATTGCCTGTGGCTTTGGGAAAAACAATTTCGAACGAGACGTATCTGTTCGACCTGGTAAAGATGCCGCACATTTTGGTGGCAGGTGCAACGGGTCAGGGTAAATCGGTTGGTATAAATGCCATTATTACTTCGTTGCTGTACAAAAAACATCCGGCGCAGTTAAAGTTTGTTTTTATCGATCCGAAAAAAGTAGAGCTTAACATTTATTCGGTTCTCGAGAAACATTACCTGGCTAAATTGCCTGACGCTGAAGAGCCTGTAATTACAGATATTCAGAAAGTAAAAAATACACTGAACTCGGTTAATATTGAAATGGATGCCCGTTACGATTTGTTAAAGGCGGCTCAGGCACGAAATATTAAAGAATACAACCGGAAATTTATCAGCCGTAAATTGAATCCTGAAAAAGGACACAAATTTATGCCTTATATTGTTGTTGTTATCGACGAGTTTGCCGATTTAATAATGACGGCCGGGAAGGAAATTGAATTGCCGATTGCAAGAATAGCACAGCTGGCACGTGCAGTTGGTATTCACATGGTAATTGCCACTCAGCGACCTTCTACAAATATTATTACCGGAGTTATAAAAGCGAACTTCCCTGCGCGAATTGCGTTTAAGGTAGCATCGATGATCGACTCACGCACTATTTTAGATACGCCGGGAGCGAATCAGTTGATTGGTAGGGGAGATATGCTCATTGCATCGGGAAGTGAATTAACCCGTGTACAGTGTGCTTTTGTTGATACACCCGAAGTTGAAAATATTGTAAAATACATTTCTGAACAACGTGGTTATCCAACTGCATTTTTGTTGCCTGAGTACGTGGGTGATGATGAAATTGGTCCGGGCGACGTTGATTTAAGAAACAGAGATGAACTATTTGATGACGCCGCACGAATTGTGGTTCTTAACCAAATGGGATCTACCTCGATGATACAGCGTAAATTCTCGATCGGGTACAACCGTGCCGGACGTTTGATGGATCAACTGGAAGCAGCAGGAATTGTCGGACCAAGCGAAGGTAGCAAAGCCCGACAGGTACTTATTCAGGAAGAATATACTTTGGAACAGTTATTGAATAGTTTGTAAGCAAAATAGAAAGATGAAAAGAACAATTTTAATTATAGCAGCCTTAATTGCAGTAAATGTAATTTGGGCTCAGGACACAAAAGCCAAACAGATTTTAGACGAAGTAAGTGCTAAAACAAAAACGTATAAGAGTTTTTCGGCCAGTTTTATTTTCTCGATGGAAAATGAAGAAATGGAAATTGATGAAAAAAATGAAGGTACGATTAAATTAAAAGGTCAAAAGTACTGTGTTCAACTTCCGGGTGTTGGAGTGGAAGTATTTTCAGATGGTACTACACTTTGGAATTATATGAAAGAAGGCAACCAGGTAACCATTTCAAATCTTGACGATGAAAGTAGTGAACTGATGGATCCGTCATCCATTTTTACAATTTATGAAAAAGGATTTCGCTCGGAGTTTGTGGAAGAGAAAAAGTCAGGTGATAAAACCCTTTTCCGAATTGATCTGTTTCCGGATTCGGAAGAATACGAAGTTTCAAAAATAGAAGTTACGATTGATAAAGCTTCCATGATGATACATGAAGCGACTTTGTACGGAACCGATGGTAATTTGTATGGTATTGTTGTTAAAAAGATGGAGACTGATAAAGATTTCCCTGATACCGACTTTGTATTCAATCAATCGAAGCATGCCGATGTGGAAGTAATTGACTTTAGATAAAATCAAGTAAAACGAATACGATACAAAATACCTTGTCTGTTACAGACAGGGTATTTTTTTGACATAAAAAATCCCCGCCGTTGGTACGACGAGGATTTTGATTTACGTAGATATAATTATTATAAATCTTTTGGTTTTAAAAATAATTTATCGGCTGTAGAGATCTCAAGAAACGAAGCTCCTGAATCTTCTCCAAATCTTCCACCAATGTAAATAACCAAATCATCCATTGCAATAACACCCTCATTCACCAACTCCTGAATAGCGGCTTTTTGAATCTTCATTTTGTTCTTTTTGGTTTCCAGGTATGATGGATGTACCCCGAACGATAAGGCCATTTCGCGTACTACACGATGTGAATGACATTTAATAAACACAGGGAAGAAAGAACGGTGTGCGGCCAGATAGCGACCTGTTTTACCGGTAGTAGTAGTGGTAACTACTGCATCTGGTTTTAATTCGCGAGCTGCACGAATAGCCGATTGCGCTAAGTAAGCCGGAATATCTGTTTTAAGAGGAATGGTTAATTCTCTTTTATCACGGTCAGGTTCTACTTCACGTGCAATGTTTGCCATTGTTTTAACAGCTTCAACAGGGTATTTTCCGTAAGCTGTTTCACCGCTTAGCATAATCGCATCGGTTCCAATATAAATGGCACTTGCCACATCACTTACTTCGGCACGTG contains:
- a CDS encoding DNA translocase FtsK 4TM domain-containing protein, with the protein product MAFKRKKKPVKPKKKPTTKRTSIFKNEKAIFIFGVLLLLIAAYLLISFVSFLFYGAADQSIMDSSWREFLFNSNVNAKNMGMKLGALVSEVVINRGFGIASFLFIYILALTGLKILGTTITKYRKSLIYSIVTILWLSIAFGLFFNKSTAGSFIYWGGHYGFILSNWLRSLIGVVGLVFLLFISGLTIVIIRFDKAYSLIMGVFKRKPREISDEEDDAEMDDPSNETANEIPVADDAITKVIEDDDVVRAIFEPDSVDDAETPLLDDELEIEVPEEEPEETTEDETDDEEEDLKLLVKPKLVEEESDNVQPEQLEDYDPTLDLSNFKFPTLDLLEDHKFGNAEVKNDELVANKNKIVETLRHYKIEITKIRATIGPTITLYEIVPAPGVRISKIKNLEDDIALSLAALGIRIIAPIPGRGTIGIEVPNQHPETVSMHSIVRSKKFQETTAELPVALGKTISNETYLFDLVKMPHILVAGATGQGKSVGINAIITSLLYKKHPAQLKFVFIDPKKVELNIYSVLEKHYLAKLPDAEEPVITDIQKVKNTLNSVNIEMDARYDLLKAAQARNIKEYNRKFISRKLNPEKGHKFMPYIVVVIDEFADLIMTAGKEIELPIARIAQLARAVGIHMVIATQRPSTNIITGVIKANFPARIAFKVASMIDSRTILDTPGANQLIGRGDMLIASGSELTRVQCAFVDTPEVENIVKYISEQRGYPTAFLLPEYVGDDEIGPGDVDLRNRDELFDDAARIVVLNQMGSTSMIQRKFSIGYNRAGRLMDQLEAAGIVGPSEGSKARQVLIQEEYTLEQLLNSL
- a CDS encoding outer membrane lipoprotein carrier protein LolA, whose translation is MKRTILIIAALIAVNVIWAQDTKAKQILDEVSAKTKTYKSFSASFIFSMENEEMEIDEKNEGTIKLKGQKYCVQLPGVGVEVFSDGTTLWNYMKEGNQVTISNLDDESSELMDPSSIFTIYEKGFRSEFVEEKKSGDKTLFRIDLFPDSEEYEVSKIEVTIDKASMMIHEATLYGTDGNLYGIVVKKMETDKDFPDTDFVFNQSKHADVEVIDFR